A window of the Anaerolineae bacterium genome harbors these coding sequences:
- the frr gene encoding ribosome recycling factor, which yields MIKEVQHDAEQRMKSALAVLEEDLAGLRTGRASAALVEKIMVNYYDIPTPLYQLAGISIPEPQQIAIRPYDPKTLKLIEKAILASDLGLTPNNDGTNIRLNLPPLTEERRKELVRLVGKRMEEAKVAIRNVRRSAIDDLREMEREKMISENDRDLAIDKIQELTDKYIAEVEEIGKRKQHEVMEV from the coding sequence ATGATCAAGGAAGTGCAACATGATGCCGAGCAACGCATGAAATCGGCGCTTGCCGTCCTGGAAGAGGACCTGGCCGGGCTGCGGACCGGGCGCGCCAGCGCCGCCCTGGTCGAGAAGATCATGGTCAACTACTACGATATTCCCACACCCCTCTACCAACTGGCCGGTATCTCCATCCCCGAACCTCAGCAGATCGCCATCCGGCCTTATGACCCCAAGACGCTCAAGCTGATCGAAAAGGCGATCCTGGCCTCTGACCTGGGCCTGACCCCCAATAACGATGGCACCAACATCCGCCTCAACCTCCCGCCCCTGACGGAGGAGCGCCGTAAGGAACTGGTCCGCCTGGTCGGCAAGCGCATGGAGGAAGCCAAAGTCGCCATCCGCAACGTCCGGCGTTCCGCCATTGACGACCTGCGCGAGATGGAACGGGAGAAGATGATCTCGGAAAACGATCGCGACCTGGCCATCGATAAGATTCAGGAACTCACCGATAAGTACATTGCCGAGGTCGAAGAGATCGGCAAGCGCAAGCAGCACGAAGTGATGGAGGTCTAG
- the gatC gene encoding Asp-tRNA(Asn)/Glu-tRNA(Gln) amidotransferase subunit GatC, producing MTISREQVEHIAELARLALTEEEITLYAEQLSSILAYVEQLRELDTAAIPPTASVLPLSNVLRPDEIAPSLPTAEALANAPDAADGQFRVAAVLDESP from the coding sequence ATGACAATCAGCCGCGAGCAGGTGGAACACATCGCCGAACTGGCCCGGCTGGCCCTGACCGAGGAGGAGATCACGCTTTACGCCGAACAGCTTTCCAGCATCCTGGCCTATGTGGAACAGTTGCGGGAGCTGGATACGGCGGCCATCCCGCCGACGGCGTCTGTGTTGCCTCTCAGCAATGTCCTGCGCCCGGATGAGATCGCGCCATCACTGCCCACCGCTGAAGCGCTGGCCAACGCGCCCGATGCCGCCGACGGGCAATTCCGCGTAGCGGCGGTGCTGGACGAAAGCCCCTAG
- a CDS encoding response regulator — protein MSEQARILIVDTAADVIQPLTAYFRERGAEVIVAHDAESALQEAARHPDILLLAATLGDTDGLEIFRRLRQNPRLAHLPIMFIADYRDTLRRNQLLAEGADDVIARPFDVELVGLRVRNAIQRARREDVTDTVTELPTGLLLAEKLKELDDRPDWCVLTVRLLHFDAFRDRYDFIAGNEVLRYTAATLNAIAARFAGDEAFVGYASEATYVLLAPRAHCAVISAAIQAELPAGLQQFYTFTEREQGYVMVDDRRGHAEQRPLMQIRLQEGRP, from the coding sequence ATGTCTGAACAGGCTCGCATCCTGATCGTGGATACCGCCGCCGACGTGATCCAGCCGCTGACGGCATACTTCCGGGAACGCGGGGCGGAGGTGATCGTCGCCCATGACGCGGAAAGCGCCCTGCAGGAAGCCGCCCGCCACCCTGATATCCTGTTACTGGCGGCCACCCTGGGCGATACTGACGGCCTGGAGATCTTCCGCCGTCTGCGCCAGAACCCGCGCCTGGCACACCTGCCGATCATGTTCATCGCCGACTACCGCGACACCCTGCGCCGCAACCAGCTCCTGGCGGAGGGCGCCGATGATGTGATCGCCCGGCCCTTCGATGTCGAACTGGTCGGTCTGCGGGTGCGCAACGCCATCCAGCGCGCCCGCCGCGAGGATGTGACCGACACGGTCACCGAGTTACCCACTGGCTTGTTGCTGGCGGAAAAGCTCAAGGAACTGGATGACCGGCCAGACTGGTGCGTGCTGACCGTGCGCCTGCTCCACTTTGACGCCTTCCGCGATCGCTACGACTTCATCGCTGGCAACGAGGTGCTGCGCTATACGGCGGCCACGCTCAACGCCATTGCGGCACGCTTCGCCGGGGATGAAGCCTTTGTCGGCTATGCCAGCGAAGCGACCTACGTGTTGCTGGCTCCGCGCGCCCATTGCGCCGTGATCAGCGCCGCCATCCAGGCGGAGCTACCCGCCGGTCTGCAACAGTTTTACACATTCACCGAACGCGAGCAGGGCTATGTGATGGTTGATGACCGGCGCGGTCATGCCGAACAACGCCCGCTGATGCAAATCCGGCTCCAGGAAGGCCGACCCTGA
- a CDS encoding tRNA uridine(34) 5-carboxymethylaminomethyl modification radical SAM/GNAT enzyme Elp3: MSPKRHYRPDLDLDAYREPLLAILRELIAAPQITPQTISRVLHRYPRDGRDLFRREDIVRAYRAFAGTDGLPPFDPAVLERIRLKPVRTHSGVTPVTVLTKPFPCPGECIFCPNDVRMPKSYVTGEPGALRAAQNSFDPYLQTISRLRAYTSIGHPTAKIELIILGGTWSFYPENYQIWFVKRIFDALNDFSRGPEYADREFDAVEAALRAASQLHPANQAVGVSVDGRELSRTYNQIVQDIYRAELARSRSAAAAIVSGARERTVLDEYATWDELAAVQRRNETAACRCVGLVVETRPDYLTVEEALRIRRLGGTKVQIGIQSLNDEVLRLNRRGHDVAATRRAITLLRQAGFKIHGHWMPNLYGSDPEADKADYTRLFDDPAIRPDELKIYPCSLLESAELMRYYEAGEWQPYTHEELLDVLTACFRRTPEYCRLTRVVRDIPSTEIVVGNRLTNFRQLVEQALAASGERSPDIRGREIRGRQVAPEELHLDELWYAAGGSQEVFLQYITAGRDIAAFLRLSLPEQPPLTAELRDAAMIREVHVYGQSVAIGQNAPGKAQHIGLGTALIERAAAIARARGYRRLAVISAVGTREYYRARGFVDGDLYQVRALVEPGEFVP; this comes from the coding sequence ATGTCACCCAAGCGCCACTACCGCCCCGACCTCGATCTGGACGCTTACCGCGAGCCGCTGCTTGCCATCCTGCGCGAGTTAATCGCCGCTCCGCAGATCACGCCGCAGACGATCAGCCGCGTCCTGCACCGCTATCCCCGCGATGGCCGCGACCTGTTCCGCCGGGAAGACATCGTCCGCGCCTATCGCGCCTTCGCCGGGACAGATGGCCTGCCGCCCTTCGATCCCGCCGTGCTGGAGCGCATCCGGCTCAAGCCGGTGCGCACCCATTCCGGCGTGACGCCGGTGACCGTCCTGACCAAGCCGTTCCCCTGCCCCGGAGAGTGCATCTTCTGCCCGAACGACGTGCGGATGCCCAAGAGCTACGTCACCGGGGAACCGGGTGCGCTGCGGGCTGCGCAGAACAGCTTTGACCCCTACCTGCAGACGATCAGCCGTCTGCGGGCCTATACCAGCATCGGCCATCCCACCGCCAAGATCGAGCTGATCATCCTGGGCGGGACGTGGTCGTTCTACCCGGAGAACTACCAGATCTGGTTCGTCAAGCGTATTTTCGACGCGCTCAACGACTTCAGCCGCGGCCCGGAATACGCTGATCGCGAGTTTGACGCGGTGGAAGCCGCCCTGCGTGCCGCGTCGCAGCTTCACCCGGCCAACCAGGCCGTCGGCGTTAGCGTGGACGGGCGGGAACTCTCCCGCACCTACAACCAGATCGTGCAGGATATTTACCGCGCGGAACTGGCCCGTTCCCGTTCGGCGGCAGCGGCCATCGTCAGCGGCGCAAGGGAGCGCACGGTCCTGGATGAATACGCTACCTGGGATGAGTTGGCCGCTGTCCAGCGCCGTAATGAGACCGCCGCCTGCCGCTGTGTGGGGCTGGTGGTGGAAACGCGGCCCGATTACCTCACCGTCGAGGAAGCCCTGCGCATTCGGCGACTGGGCGGCACCAAGGTACAGATCGGCATCCAGAGCCTGAATGACGAGGTGTTGCGCCTCAACCGGCGCGGGCACGATGTAGCGGCTACCCGGCGAGCGATCACACTGCTGCGCCAGGCCGGGTTCAAGATTCACGGTCACTGGATGCCTAACCTCTATGGCTCCGATCCGGAGGCGGACAAAGCCGATTACACCCGCCTGTTTGACGACCCGGCCATCCGCCCGGACGAACTGAAGATCTACCCGTGTTCGCTGCTGGAGAGCGCGGAATTGATGCGCTATTACGAGGCGGGGGAATGGCAGCCTTACACCCACGAGGAACTGCTGGATGTGCTGACGGCCTGCTTCCGCCGCACGCCGGAGTACTGCCGCCTGACCCGTGTCGTCCGCGATATCCCCTCGACCGAGATCGTTGTCGGCAACCGGCTGACCAACTTCCGCCAGCTGGTGGAACAGGCGCTGGCCGCCAGCGGCGAACGCAGCCCGGACATTCGCGGGCGGGAGATCCGGGGGCGGCAGGTTGCGCCGGAGGAATTGCATCTGGATGAGCTGTGGTATGCCGCCGGGGGCAGCCAGGAGGTCTTCCTGCAGTACATCACCGCCGGGCGGGACATCGCCGCCTTTCTACGCCTGAGCCTGCCGGAGCAGCCGCCGCTCACCGCCGAATTGCGCGACGCGGCCATGATCCGCGAGGTGCACGTTTACGGCCAGTCAGTGGCAATCGGGCAGAATGCGCCGGGCAAAGCTCAGCACATTGGCCTGGGCACGGCGCTGATCGAGCGAGCTGCGGCGATCGCGCGGGCGCGGGGCTACCGCCGCCTGGCCGTGATCTCGGCAGTGGGCACGCGGGAATACTACCGCGCGCGCGGCTTTGTGGATGGCGATCTCTATCAGGTGCGGGCGCTAGTGGAGCCGGGCGAATTCGTGCCGTGA
- a CDS encoding OsmC family protein — MANKVAKVVWKGDMTFEGLGSTWPGGIIPLDAEEAVGGHDRGFRPLELLLVALAGCTAMDVISILRKKQQAVTAFEVEVEGIQVEEHPRYFGTINVVYRVTGYNVDEKAVARAIELSETKYCGASAMLREKARITSRYEILEAEQV, encoded by the coding sequence ATGGCGAACAAAGTGGCGAAGGTCGTCTGGAAAGGCGATATGACATTTGAGGGCCTGGGCAGTACCTGGCCCGGTGGGATCATCCCCCTCGACGCTGAAGAGGCAGTCGGCGGGCATGACCGCGGTTTCCGCCCGCTGGAGCTGTTGCTGGTCGCCCTGGCCGGTTGCACGGCGATGGACGTGATCAGCATCCTGCGTAAGAAACAGCAGGCCGTTACCGCTTTTGAGGTAGAGGTGGAAGGTATTCAGGTGGAAGAACACCCGCGCTACTTCGGCACGATCAATGTGGTCTACCGCGTGACCGGCTACAATGTAGATGAAAAGGCGGTTGCCCGCGCTATTGAGCTTTCTGAGACGAAATACTGCGGCGCTTCGGCTATGCTGCGGGAGAAAGCGCGGATCACCAGCCGCTATGAAATCCTGGAGGCTGAGCAAGTCTAG
- a CDS encoding TlpA family protein disulfide reductase, translating to MTTRSARRHPRRTLLTTLASPPALLAIGLLLIVVGVIAAASPSTGSATEPVTRDGLQAAAPDFALPAPDGSATLRLSDYRGRYVLVNFWATWCPPCRAELPDLAAYYADHAGEGFVLIGVNEQESPATVSQYLAAQRLNFPVALDTEGAVMADYGVTGLPSSFLINPAGQIVQMWTGMISRATLERAVTPHLGGQS from the coding sequence ATGACCACACGATCCGCACGCCGCCATCCCAGACGTACGCTGCTGACCACCCTGGCTTCCCCGCCTGCCCTGCTGGCGATCGGCCTGCTGCTCATTGTAGTCGGGGTGATCGCTGCCGCCAGCCCATCGACGGGAAGCGCGACGGAACCGGTTACGCGGGACGGCTTGCAGGCGGCAGCGCCCGATTTCGCCCTGCCAGCACCGGACGGCAGCGCCACGCTGCGGCTGAGCGATTACCGCGGTCGCTACGTGCTGGTCAACTTCTGGGCGACCTGGTGCCCGCCCTGCCGGGCGGAACTGCCCGATCTGGCGGCCTATTATGCCGACCATGCCGGGGAGGGATTCGTGCTGATCGGCGTCAACGAACAGGAGTCACCGGCGACAGTCAGCCAGTATTTGGCGGCGCAGCGGCTGAACTTCCCGGTGGCGCTGGACACAGAAGGCGCCGTCATGGCAGACTATGGCGTAACCGGCCTGCCTTCCTCCTTTCTGATCAATCCAGCCGGGCAGATCGTTCAGATGTGGACGGGCATGATCTCCCGCGCTACGCTGGAGCGCGCCGTCACGCCGCACCTGGGCGGGCAGAGCTGA